A DNA window from Bos indicus isolate NIAB-ARS_2022 breed Sahiwal x Tharparkar chromosome 9, NIAB-ARS_B.indTharparkar_mat_pri_1.0, whole genome shotgun sequence contains the following coding sequences:
- the LOC109563655 gene encoding trace amine-associated receptor 6-like, whose protein sequence is MSSNSSPTAAVQLCYEHLNGSCVKTPYSPASRVILYMVYGFGGVLAVFGNLLVMTAILHFKQLHSPTNFLIASLACTDFVLGVTVMPFSMVRSVESCWYFGQSFCALHTCCDVAFCYSSLFHLCFISIDRYIAVTEPLVYPTKFTVSVSCICISISWILPITYSGAVFYTGANENGLEELSSALNCVGGCQIVINQNWVLVHFLSFFIPTFVMLILYCNIFLVARQQAKKIENISSKRESSSDSYKSRVAKRERKAAKTLGITVIAFMISWLPYSIDSLIDAFMGFITPAYIYEICCWCTYYNSAMNPLIYALFYPWFRKAIKVIVSGGVFKNGSASMNLFSE, encoded by the coding sequence ATGAGCAGCAACTCATCCCCCACTGCAGCTGTGCAGCTCTGCTATGAGCACCTGAACGGATCTTGTGTGAAAACCCCCTACTCACCCGCATCCCGCGTGATTCTGTACATGGTGTATGGCTTTGGGGGTGTCCTGGCTGTGTTTGGAAACCTCCTGGTGATGACTGCCATCCTTCATTTCAAGCAGCTGCACTCACCAACCAATTTTCTCATTGCCTCTCTGGCCTGTACGGACTTTGTACTAGGAGTGACTGTGATGCCATTCAGCATGGTCAGGTCTGTGGAGAGCTGCTGGTACTTTGGGCAAAGTTTCTGTGCTTTGCACACATGCTGTGATGTGGCATTTTGTTACTCCTCTCTCTTCCACCTGTGCTTCATCTCCATCGACAGGTACATTGCTGTTACTGAGCCTCTGGTCTATCCCACCAAGTTCACGGTGTCTGTATCATGCATATgcatcagcatctcctggatCCTACCCATTACTTACAGTGGTGCCGTCTTCTACACAGGTGCCAATGAGAATGGGCTAGAGGAATTGTCTAGTGCCCTCAACTGTGTAGGAGGTTGTCAGATAGTTATAAATCAAAACTGGGTGTTGGTACATTTTCTATCCTTCTTTATACCTACCTTTGTTATGCTAATTCtctattgtaatattttcctagTGGCCAGACAACAGGCTAAAAAGATTGAAAATATCAGTAGTAAAAGAGAGTCATCATCAGACAGTTATAAATCCAGAGTAgccaagagagagaggaaagcagCTAAAACCCTGGGTATCACAGTCATAGCATTTATGATTTCGTGGTTACCATACAGTATTGACTCATTAATTGATGCCTTTATGGGCTTCATAACCCCGGCCTATATTTATGAGATTTGCTGTTGGTGTACTTATTATAACTCAGCCATGAACCCCTTGATCTATGCTTTATTTTACCCTTGGTTTAGGAAAGCCATCAAAGTCATTGTGAGTGGTGGGGTTTTCAAGAATGGTTCTGCAAGCATGAATTTATTCTCTGAATAA